In Pseudomonas asiatica, the following are encoded in one genomic region:
- the folE gene encoding GTP cyclohydrolase I FolE: protein MSLEQNYTEILSQIGEDVSREGLLDTPKRAAKAMKYLCRGYEQTLEEVTNNALFSSDNSEMVLVRDIELYSMCEHHMLPFIGKAHVAYLPKGKVLGLSKVARIVDMYARRLQIQENLSRQVAEAVQQVTGAAGVAVVIEAKHMCMMMRGVEKQNSTMITSVMLGEFRENAATRSEFLSLIK from the coding sequence ATGTCCCTGGAACAGAACTACACCGAGATCCTCAGCCAGATTGGCGAGGACGTCTCCCGTGAGGGCCTGCTCGACACGCCCAAGCGGGCTGCAAAGGCGATGAAGTACCTTTGCCGCGGTTATGAGCAAACACTGGAAGAAGTCACCAACAACGCGCTGTTCAGCTCTGACAACAGCGAAATGGTGCTGGTCCGGGACATCGAGCTGTATTCGATGTGCGAACACCACATGCTGCCGTTCATCGGCAAGGCGCACGTGGCCTACCTGCCCAAGGGCAAGGTACTGGGCCTGTCGAAGGTGGCGCGCATCGTCGACATGTACGCTCGCCGCCTGCAGATCCAGGAAAACCTCAGCCGCCAGGTTGCCGAGGCCGTGCAGCAGGTAACCGGTGCCGCCGGCGTTGCCGTGGTCATCGAAGCCAAGCACATGTGCATGATGATGCGCGGTGTCGAGAAGCAGAACTCGACCATGATCACCTCGGTGATGCTGGGTGAGTTCCGCGAAAACGCCGCCACCCGCAGCGAGTTCCTCAGCCTGATCAAGTGA
- a CDS encoding Smr/MutS family protein has product MQDDDFSLFKAEVRGVKPIRHDRAEVGKPKADRQKLAGLRQAATVRSDKALVIDGMSDQFVIDVGAEDELLWRRDGVQEGQLRKLKLGQIPFEGSLDLHGMTVEKARETLWDFIAEATRLEVRCVRVTHGKAARLDGKRPMIKSHVNTWLRQHPQVLGFASCSARHGGTGAVYVMLKRTMLEGRDE; this is encoded by the coding sequence ATGCAAGACGACGATTTTTCCCTGTTCAAGGCCGAAGTGCGCGGTGTCAAACCGATCAGGCACGACCGCGCCGAAGTCGGCAAGCCCAAGGCCGACCGCCAGAAGCTGGCCGGCCTGCGTCAGGCGGCGACCGTGCGCAGTGACAAGGCGCTGGTGATCGACGGCATGTCCGACCAGTTCGTCATCGACGTTGGCGCCGAAGACGAGTTGCTGTGGCGCCGCGATGGCGTGCAGGAAGGCCAGCTGCGCAAGCTGAAGCTGGGGCAGATCCCGTTCGAGGGCAGCCTCGACTTGCATGGCATGACCGTGGAAAAGGCCCGCGAAACCCTGTGGGATTTCATCGCCGAGGCCACCAGACTGGAAGTGCGCTGCGTGCGAGTTACCCACGGCAAGGCCGCGCGCCTGGACGGCAAGCGCCCGATGATCAAGAGCCACGTCAACACCTGGCTGCGCCAGCACCCGCAGGTGCTCGGTTTTGCCTCGTGCAGCGCCCGCCACGGCGGCACCGGCGCGGTGTATGTGATGCTTAAGCGAACCATGCTCGAAGGCCGCGACGAGTAA
- a CDS encoding cysteine hydrolase family protein, translating into MSVPTTMFRLTGRDYPPAKLSHASLIIIDAQKEYLSGPLALSGMDEAVANIARLLDAARKSGRPIIHVRHLGTVGGRFDPQGPAGQFIPGLEPLEGEIVIEKRMPNAFKNTQLHETLQALGHLDLIVCGFMSHSSVSTTVRRAKDYGYRCTLVEDASATRDLAFKDRVIPAAQIHQCEMAVMADNFACVAPTASLI; encoded by the coding sequence ATGTCCGTTCCAACCACGATGTTTCGCCTCACTGGCCGCGACTACCCGCCGGCCAAGCTGAGCCACGCCAGCCTGATCATCATCGATGCGCAAAAGGAGTACCTCAGCGGGCCCCTGGCGCTGTCGGGCATGGACGAGGCCGTGGCCAACATCGCCAGGTTGCTCGACGCCGCGCGCAAGAGCGGCCGTCCGATCATCCACGTTCGCCACCTGGGCACTGTCGGTGGCCGCTTCGACCCACAAGGGCCGGCCGGCCAGTTCATTCCGGGGCTGGAGCCGCTGGAAGGCGAAATCGTCATCGAAAAACGCATGCCCAATGCATTCAAGAACACCCAGCTGCATGAGACCCTGCAGGCGCTGGGCCACCTGGACCTGATCGTCTGCGGTTTCATGAGCCACTCCAGCGTCAGCACCACGGTACGCCGCGCCAAGGACTATGGTTACCGCTGCACCCTGGTGGAAGACGCTTCGGCGACCCGCGACCTGGCATTCAAGGATAGGGTGATCCCGGCCGCGCAGATCCACCAGTGCGAAATGGCCGTGATGGCCGACAACTTCGCTTGCGTGGCCCCCACCGCCAGCCTGATCTGA
- the prmB gene encoding 50S ribosomal protein L3 N(5)-glutamine methyltransferase, with product MITSRLRTLRDYIRWAVSRFHEHDLFFGHGADNAWDEARLLVLGAVHLPWEVADSYLDCMLEDDERVRLQHLLKRRIEERVPAAYLLGEAWFCGMSFIVDERVLVPRSPIGELIEKRFEPWLASEPARILDLCTGSGCIGIVAADVFPEAEVVLADLSFEALEVANQNIERHGLDGRVYTVQGDGFGGLPGQRFDLILSNPPYVDAEDFDDMPAEYHHEPELGLACGNDGLDLVRRMLAEAADHLTDKGLLIVEVGNSQVHVEALYPEVDFAWLEFERGGHGVFMLTAEQCRQHQELFKARV from the coding sequence GTGATCACATCCCGCCTGCGCACGCTGCGCGACTACATCCGCTGGGCGGTCAGCCGCTTCCACGAGCACGACCTGTTCTTCGGCCACGGTGCCGACAACGCCTGGGACGAGGCCCGCCTGCTGGTACTGGGGGCGGTGCACCTGCCGTGGGAGGTGGCCGACAGCTATCTGGACTGCATGCTCGAGGACGACGAGCGGGTACGCCTGCAGCACCTGCTCAAGCGCCGTATCGAAGAACGCGTGCCGGCCGCCTACCTGTTGGGCGAAGCCTGGTTCTGCGGCATGTCGTTCATCGTCGACGAGCGCGTGCTGGTGCCGCGTTCGCCGATTGGCGAGCTGATCGAGAAACGCTTCGAGCCGTGGCTGGCGAGCGAGCCGGCGCGCATTCTTGACCTGTGCACCGGTTCTGGCTGCATCGGCATCGTTGCCGCCGACGTGTTCCCCGAGGCCGAGGTAGTGCTGGCCGACCTGTCGTTCGAAGCGCTCGAAGTGGCCAACCAGAACATCGAACGCCACGGCCTGGACGGGCGCGTGTACACCGTGCAGGGCGACGGTTTTGGCGGTTTACCGGGGCAGCGTTTCGACCTGATCCTGTCCAACCCGCCGTATGTCGATGCCGAAGATTTCGACGACATGCCGGCCGAGTACCACCACGAGCCCGAGTTGGGCCTGGCCTGTGGCAACGATGGCCTGGACCTGGTGCGGCGCATGCTGGCCGAGGCGGCGGACCACCTCACCGACAAGGGCTTGCTGATTGTCGAGGTGGGCAACAGCCAGGTGCATGTCGAGGCGCTGTACCCCGAGGTGGACTTTGCCTGGCTGGAGTTCGAGCGCGGTGGGCACGGGGTGTTCATGCTGACCGCCGAGCAGTGCCGGCAGCATCAGGAACTGTTCAAGGCCCGGGTCTGA
- a CDS encoding alpha/beta hydrolase, which produces MMSRLVALFFLLCTGLAQAAAPTVLQRPIDLDTGQGVLHGSLLLPQQPTPPPVVLIIAGSGPTDRDGNNPASGRVDNLKRLALLLANEHIASVRYDKRGVAASQPATPDERDLSVERYVADVVAWSRKLKADPCFGPLILIGHSEGALIASLAAEQAGASAVITLAGSGRPLADVLREQLAQRLPPAQLAGGSALLDRLQAGQTSLEVPAPLRQVFRPSVQPYLISLFQQNPAAAFARLPMPALIVQGRNDVQVGVIDAERLKAAKPDAQLVLIDGMNHMLRISPKAMSQQRDSYLNPELPLARELGEQIVTFIQHLPSA; this is translated from the coding sequence ATGATGTCGCGCCTCGTCGCCCTCTTCTTCCTGCTGTGCACCGGCCTGGCCCAGGCCGCCGCCCCCACCGTGCTGCAACGCCCGATCGACCTCGACACCGGCCAGGGCGTGCTGCACGGCAGCCTGCTGCTGCCGCAACAGCCAACCCCGCCACCGGTGGTGCTGATCATCGCCGGCTCCGGCCCCACCGACCGTGACGGCAACAACCCGGCGTCAGGCCGGGTCGACAACCTCAAACGCCTGGCTCTGCTGCTGGCCAACGAACACATCGCCAGCGTGCGCTACGACAAACGCGGGGTGGCCGCCAGCCAGCCGGCCACGCCCGACGAGCGTGACCTGAGCGTGGAGCGCTATGTAGCCGACGTGGTCGCCTGGAGCCGCAAGCTCAAGGCCGACCCGTGCTTCGGCCCGTTGATCCTGATCGGCCACAGCGAAGGCGCGCTGATCGCCAGCCTGGCCGCCGAGCAGGCCGGCGCCAGCGCGGTGATTACACTGGCTGGCAGCGGCCGACCGCTGGCCGACGTGCTGCGCGAACAGCTGGCACAGCGCCTGCCGCCGGCACAACTGGCCGGCGGCAGCGCCCTGCTCGACCGCCTGCAGGCCGGGCAGACCAGCCTGGAGGTACCAGCGCCGCTGCGTCAGGTGTTCCGCCCTAGCGTGCAGCCCTACCTGATTTCGCTGTTCCAGCAAAACCCGGCGGCGGCCTTCGCCCGCCTGCCCATGCCCGCGCTGATCGTGCAGGGGCGCAACGACGTGCAGGTGGGCGTGATCGACGCCGAACGACTGAAGGCGGCTAAGCCGGATGCCCAACTGGTGCTGATCGATGGCATGAACCACATGCTGCGCATCAGCCCCAAGGCAATGAGCCAACAGCGCGACAGCTACCTCAACCCTGAACTGCCGCTGGCAAGGGAGCTTGGCGAGCAGATTGTGACGTTTATCCAGCATTTGCCTTCTGCCTGA
- the aroC gene encoding chorismate synthase, with translation MSGNTYGKLFTVTTAGESHGPALVAIVDGCPPGLEISLDDLQHDLDRRKPGTSRHTTQRQEADEVEILSGVFEGRTTGCSIGLLIRNTDQKSKDYSAIKDLFRPAHADYTYHHKYGVRDYRGGGRSSARETAMRVAAGAIAKKYLATQGITVRGYMSQLGPIEIPFKTWESVEQNAFFSPDPSKVPELEAYMDQLRRDQDSVGAKITVVAEGVMPGLGEPIFDRLDAELAHALMSINAVKGVEIGAGFASVAQRGTEHRDELTPQGFLSNNAGGILGGISSGQPIVAHLALKPTSSITTPGRSIDIDGNPVDVITKGRHDPCVGIRATPIAEAMMAIVLMDHLLRHRAQNADVKVNTPVLGQL, from the coding sequence ATGTCCGGCAATACCTACGGCAAGCTGTTCACTGTCACCACCGCTGGCGAGAGCCATGGCCCGGCGTTGGTCGCCATTGTCGATGGATGCCCACCGGGCCTGGAGATTTCTCTCGACGACCTGCAGCACGACCTTGACCGGCGCAAGCCCGGCACCAGCCGGCACACCACCCAGCGCCAGGAAGCCGACGAGGTGGAAATCCTCTCCGGCGTGTTCGAAGGCCGCACCACCGGCTGCTCGATCGGCCTGCTGATCCGCAACACCGACCAGAAGTCCAAGGACTACTCGGCGATCAAGGACCTGTTCCGCCCGGCCCACGCCGACTACACCTACCACCACAAGTACGGCGTTCGCGACTATCGCGGCGGTGGCCGCAGCTCGGCGCGCGAAACCGCCATGCGCGTGGCCGCCGGTGCCATCGCCAAGAAATATCTGGCCACCCAAGGCATCACCGTGCGCGGCTACATGAGCCAGCTGGGCCCGATCGAAATCCCGTTCAAGACCTGGGAGTCGGTGGAGCAGAACGCCTTCTTCAGCCCTGACCCGAGCAAAGTGCCGGAGCTGGAGGCCTACATGGACCAGCTGCGCCGTGACCAGGACTCGGTGGGTGCCAAGATCACCGTGGTCGCCGAAGGCGTGATGCCGGGCCTGGGCGAGCCTATCTTCGACCGCCTCGATGCCGAACTGGCCCACGCGCTGATGAGCATCAACGCGGTCAAGGGCGTGGAAATCGGCGCCGGCTTCGCTAGTGTGGCCCAGCGCGGCACCGAGCACCGTGACGAACTGACCCCGCAAGGCTTCCTCAGCAACAACGCTGGCGGCATCCTCGGCGGTATTTCCTCGGGCCAGCCGATCGTTGCCCACCTGGCGCTGAAGCCGACCTCCAGCATCACCACCCCGGGCCGCTCCATCGACATCGACGGCAACCCGGTGGACGTCATCACCAAAGGCCGCCACGACCCGTGCGTGGGCATCCGCGCCACGCCGATCGCCGAGGCGATGATGGCCATCGTGCTGATGGACCACCTGCTGCGCCACCGCGCGCAGAATGCCGATGTGAAGGTGAATACCCCGGTGCTGGGCCAGCTCTGA
- a CDS encoding MFS transporter — protein MQPIPYWRLSSFYLFYFALLGSTAPFLALYFDHLGFSPARIGELVAIPMLMRCIAPNLWGWLGDRTGQRLLIVRLGALSTLATFALIFLGKSYAWLALVMALHAFFWHAVLPQFEVITLAHLHGQTARYSQVRLWGSIGFILTVVGLGRLFEWLSLDIYPVALVTIMAGIVAASLWVPNAQPVEQGERSGAGGFLQQLRAPGVVAFYACVALMQLSHGPYYTFLTLHLEHLGYARGAIGLLWALGVVAEVLVFMAMSRIFARFSVQRVLLASFVLAALRWLLLGNLAGEPAVLVFAQVLHAATFGCFHAASIAFVQASFGARQQGQGQALYAALSGTGGALGALYSGYSWKLLGPTFTFGMASAAALAAAVIIALCSQPTRTRP, from the coding sequence ATGCAACCGATCCCCTACTGGCGCCTGTCCAGCTTCTACCTGTTCTACTTCGCCCTGCTCGGTTCCACCGCCCCGTTCCTGGCGCTGTACTTCGACCACCTGGGCTTCTCTCCGGCACGCATCGGCGAGCTGGTGGCCATCCCCATGCTCATGCGCTGCATCGCCCCCAACCTGTGGGGCTGGCTGGGTGACCGCACTGGCCAGCGCTTGCTGATCGTGCGCCTGGGCGCGCTATCTACCCTGGCCACCTTCGCCCTGATCTTCCTTGGCAAAAGCTACGCCTGGCTGGCGCTGGTCATGGCCCTGCACGCATTCTTCTGGCATGCGGTGCTGCCGCAGTTCGAGGTCATCACCCTGGCCCACCTGCACGGGCAAACCGCGCGCTACAGCCAGGTGCGCCTGTGGGGCTCGATCGGCTTCATACTCACCGTGGTCGGCCTGGGCCGGCTGTTCGAGTGGCTGAGCCTGGACATCTATCCGGTGGCGCTGGTCACGATCATGGCCGGCATCGTCGCCGCCAGCCTGTGGGTGCCCAATGCCCAGCCGGTGGAGCAGGGCGAGCGCAGCGGCGCGGGCGGTTTCCTGCAGCAGCTGCGGGCGCCCGGGGTGGTCGCGTTCTACGCCTGCGTGGCACTGATGCAACTCAGCCACGGGCCGTACTACACCTTCCTCACCCTGCACCTGGAGCATCTGGGTTATGCCAGGGGGGCCATCGGTTTGCTGTGGGCACTGGGGGTTGTGGCTGAAGTACTGGTGTTCATGGCCATGAGCCGTATCTTCGCGCGGTTTTCGGTGCAGCGGGTGCTGCTGGCCAGCTTCGTGCTGGCGGCGCTGCGCTGGCTGTTGCTGGGCAACCTGGCCGGCGAGCCGGCGGTGCTGGTGTTTGCCCAGGTGTTGCACGCGGCCACCTTCGGCTGCTTCCATGCCGCCAGCATCGCTTTCGTCCAGGCGAGTTTCGGCGCCCGCCAGCAGGGCCAGGGCCAGGCGCTGTATGCGGCGCTGTCGGGCACTGGCGGTGCGCTGGGGGCGTTGTATTCGGGTTACAGCTGGAAACTGCTGGGGCCCACCTTCACCTTTGGTATGGCCAGTGCCGCAGCCTTGGCTGCAGCCGTTATCATTGCCCTTTGTTCGCAACCGACCAGGACCCGCCCCTGA
- a CDS encoding oxidase, protein MSILSVFHPSSPELPNKVLTHHDDIVATLAEQDVRFAHAEHGLRVRPGTAQEEVLEACREHLDQLMTAHGSKAFVVLNREGEAPAQVDVRDEHVHDADEVFAVVSGRAQVGLRLGDWVYSVLCEKGDQLVVPAGTRRWVELGDAPFCLALRLYGSEEGMQPRFTGDVTARAFLGIDEL, encoded by the coding sequence ATGAGCATTCTCAGCGTTTTCCACCCCTCCAGCCCGGAACTGCCGAACAAGGTGTTGACCCACCACGACGATATCGTTGCCACCCTGGCCGAGCAGGACGTGCGCTTTGCCCATGCCGAGCATGGCCTGCGTGTGCGCCCTGGCACTGCCCAGGAGGAGGTACTGGAGGCCTGTCGCGAGCACCTTGACCAGTTGATGACGGCGCATGGCAGCAAGGCTTTCGTGGTACTCAACCGTGAGGGTGAGGCCCCTGCGCAGGTGGACGTTCGCGATGAGCATGTGCATGACGCCGACGAGGTGTTCGCCGTGGTCAGCGGGCGGGCTCAGGTTGGCCTGCGTTTGGGGGATTGGGTGTATTCGGTGCTGTGCGAGAAGGGTGACCAGCTGGTGGTGCCGGCGGGGACTCGGCGCTGGGTCGAGCTGGGCGATGCGCCGTTTTGCCTGGCGTTGCGGTTGTACGGCAGCGAGGAAGGGATGCAGCCGAGGTTTACCGGGGATGTGACTGCGCGGGCGTTTCTGGGCATTGATGAGTTGTGA
- a CDS encoding DUF3509 domain-containing protein gives MDLIQEKFVSVFSAYQVNTQARPDGGVLLTLRAADGKVTRRVLTYAQLHSAEQLSWAISAIRRDLAEQASELPVISMLQSQQRFALPTYR, from the coding sequence ATGGACCTCATCCAGGAAAAGTTCGTTTCGGTATTTTCTGCCTACCAGGTGAATACCCAGGCCCGCCCAGACGGCGGTGTGCTGCTGACCCTTCGCGCAGCTGATGGCAAGGTCACCCGCCGCGTGCTGACCTACGCGCAATTGCACAGTGCCGAGCAGCTGTCCTGGGCAATCAGTGCGATTCGCCGCGATTTGGCCGAGCAGGCCAGTGAATTGCCGGTGATTTCGATGCTGCAGAGCCAGCAGCGGTTTGCCCTGCCGACTTATCGCTGA
- a CDS encoding ankyrin repeat domain-containing protein: MSSQPTPTTMTDDETAAFAEQVFERARQGDAEMLGRLLASGLPANLRNHKGDTLLMLASYHGHHDAVRVLLAHGADPLIANDNGQLPIAGAAFKGDLAMIRLLLEHGVPVDAAAQDGRTALMLAAMFNRSEILDYLLAQGADPARQDARGATALMAAQTMGAVDAAARLQVLAG; encoded by the coding sequence ATGTCCAGCCAACCCACGCCCACCACCATGACCGACGACGAGACCGCCGCCTTTGCCGAGCAGGTGTTCGAACGTGCCCGCCAGGGCGATGCCGAGATGCTCGGGCGCCTGCTGGCCAGCGGCCTGCCGGCCAACCTGCGCAACCACAAGGGCGACACCCTGCTGATGCTGGCCAGCTACCACGGCCACCACGACGCAGTGCGTGTGCTGCTGGCGCATGGCGCCGACCCGCTGATTGCCAACGATAACGGCCAACTGCCCATCGCCGGCGCTGCGTTCAAGGGGGACCTGGCCATGATTCGCCTGTTGCTGGAGCACGGAGTACCGGTGGACGCCGCCGCGCAGGATGGCCGCACCGCACTGATGTTGGCGGCCATGTTCAACCGTAGCGAAATCCTCGACTACCTGCTGGCCCAGGGCGCCGACCCGGCGCGCCAGGATGCCCGCGGTGCCACCGCGCTGATGGCGGCGCAAACCATGGGGGCCGTGGACGCCGCAGCGCGCCTGCAAGTGCTGGCCGGCTAA
- a CDS encoding ZIP family metal transporter: MPPAHTQSAAPTSLLNAWRRQAVNTPWLSAGLGLSLLAVLLLLAASLWNAVNGDHADNLHLAMLGGLSGFGATALGAVLAVVLRDVRARTQDVMLGFAAGMMLAASSFSLILPGLDAAREITGNGPAAAFTVVLGMGLGVLLMLGLDRFTPHEHESTGPCGPEAERISRVWLFVLAITLHNLPEGMAIGVSFANGDMNIGLPLTSAIAIQDIPEGLAVALALRATGLSNLKAALVAIGSGLMEPLGAVIGLGISTGFALAYPVSMGLAAGAMIFVVSHEVIPETHRNGHQTAATLGLMGGFAVMMFLDTALG; this comes from the coding sequence ATGCCCCCCGCCCACACTCAAAGCGCCGCCCCAACCTCGCTGCTGAACGCCTGGCGCCGACAGGCCGTGAACACCCCGTGGCTCAGCGCCGGCCTCGGGTTGAGCCTGCTGGCGGTGTTGCTACTGCTGGCCGCCAGCCTGTGGAACGCAGTGAACGGCGACCATGCCGACAACCTGCACCTGGCCATGCTGGGCGGGTTGTCCGGCTTTGGCGCCACGGCGCTGGGCGCAGTGCTGGCAGTGGTGCTGCGCGATGTCAGGGCCCGCACCCAGGATGTGATGCTGGGTTTTGCCGCCGGCATGATGCTGGCGGCCAGTTCGTTTTCGCTGATTCTGCCGGGCCTGGATGCCGCCCGCGAAATTACCGGCAACGGCCCGGCCGCGGCCTTTACCGTGGTGCTGGGCATGGGCCTGGGCGTGCTGCTGATGCTGGGCCTGGACCGCTTCACCCCGCATGAACACGAAAGCACCGGCCCTTGCGGCCCGGAGGCCGAGCGCATCAGCCGGGTGTGGTTGTTCGTGCTGGCGATTACCCTGCACAACCTGCCTGAAGGCATGGCCATTGGCGTGAGCTTTGCCAATGGCGACATGAACATCGGCCTGCCGCTGACCAGCGCCATCGCCATTCAGGACATCCCCGAGGGGTTGGCCGTGGCGCTGGCCTTGCGCGCTACCGGGTTGTCGAACCTGAAAGCCGCGCTGGTGGCGATCGGGTCGGGGCTGATGGAGCCGCTGGGTGCGGTGATCGGCCTGGGGATTTCGACCGGCTTTGCCTTGGCCTACCCGGTCAGCATGGGGCTGGCGGCGGGGGCGATGATTTTTGTGGTGAGCCACGAGGTGATTCCCGAAACCCACCGCAATGGGCACCAGACGGCGGCGACCCTGGGGTTGATGGGTGGGTTTGCGGTGATGATGTTCCTGGATACCGCACTGGGCTGA
- a CDS encoding PLDc N-terminal domain-containing protein, producing the protein MGSTFNSLVGLIILALDIWAILNVIKSGSEVGIKVLWILLIALLPVVGLVIWAIAGPRGNVRI; encoded by the coding sequence ATGGGGTCGACGTTCAACAGCCTGGTCGGGCTGATCATCCTGGCGCTGGATATCTGGGCCATCCTGAATGTGATCAAAAGTGGCAGTGAAGTGGGCATCAAGGTGTTGTGGATCCTGCTCATCGCCTTGCTGCCGGTGGTGGGCCTGGTGATCTGGGCGATCGCCGGGCCGCGGGGGAATGTGCGGATCTGA
- a CDS encoding LTA synthase family protein codes for MANLDALKQRGARASFSPTLKSHLAYTLLSGLVIMLMLSLVRLALLVYNSDMIGDTPSATVAEGFLNGLRFDLRVVVYISIPLLLAILSPWAMARRGLFRFWLTITSSVVMFLGLMEMDFYREFHQRLNGLVFQYIKEDPKTVLSMLWYGFPVVRYLLAWLFGTWLLSLLFKGIDRMTRGNGAGEVTLQRRAAPWYNRLAVFMVILLVAVVAARGTLRQGPPMRWGDAFTTDSNFVNQLGLNGTLTLIDAAKSRFGEDRANIWKPVLEQDVATQSVREQLLTAHDTLVDADEAAIRRDFVPPAERTLPIKNVVVILMESFAGHSVGALGSPNNITPYFDKLAKEGLLFDRFFSNGTHTHQGMFATMACFPNLPGFEYLMQTPEGGHKLSGLPALLSARDYDDVYVYNGDFAWDNQSGFFGNQGMTTFIGRNDFVNPVFSDPTWGVSDQDMFDRGAEELAKHDGKKPIYALLQTLSNHTPYALPKDLPVEPVTGQGRLDEHLTAMRYSDWALGQFFEKARKEPYFKETLFVIVGDHGFGNHQQVTELDLGRFNVPLLLIAPGIQEKFGAVNHTVGTQVDIVPTIMGRLGGQARHQCWGRDLLNLPEGDQGMGMIKPSGSEQIVGLVQGDRILIESKDMTPRMYRYQLGSEFKAELIESPDQPEMLKKLEAYIQTATKSLLDNTAGVVHGTPK; via the coding sequence ATGGCTAACCTGGACGCCTTGAAGCAACGGGGCGCGCGAGCGTCGTTCTCGCCCACTCTGAAATCCCACCTGGCCTACACCCTGCTCAGTGGCCTGGTGATCATGCTGATGCTCAGCCTCGTGCGCCTGGCGCTGCTGGTCTACAACAGCGACATGATCGGCGATACCCCCAGCGCGACCGTCGCAGAAGGCTTCCTCAACGGTTTGCGCTTCGACCTGCGGGTAGTGGTGTACATCAGCATTCCGCTGCTGCTGGCCATCCTCAGTCCCTGGGCCATGGCCCGGCGTGGCCTGTTCCGTTTCTGGCTGACCATCACCTCGAGCGTGGTGATGTTCCTCGGCCTGATGGAAATGGACTTCTATCGCGAGTTCCACCAGCGCCTCAACGGTTTGGTGTTCCAGTACATCAAGGAAGACCCGAAGACCGTGCTGAGCATGCTCTGGTACGGCTTCCCGGTGGTGCGCTACCTGCTGGCCTGGCTGTTCGGCACCTGGCTGCTGAGCCTGCTGTTCAAGGGCATCGACCGCATGACCCGTGGCAACGGTGCCGGCGAGGTCACCCTGCAGCGCCGTGCAGCGCCGTGGTACAACCGCCTGGCGGTGTTCATGGTGATCCTGCTGGTGGCCGTGGTCGCCGCCCGTGGCACCCTGCGTCAGGGCCCGCCGATGCGCTGGGGTGATGCCTTCACCACCGATTCCAACTTCGTCAACCAGCTGGGCCTGAACGGCACCCTGACCCTGATCGATGCTGCCAAGAGCCGCTTCGGCGAAGACCGCGCCAACATCTGGAAGCCGGTGCTGGAGCAGGACGTGGCCACGCAGAGCGTGCGCGAGCAGCTGCTGACCGCCCACGACACCCTGGTCGATGCCGACGAGGCTGCAATCCGCCGCGACTTCGTGCCGCCGGCCGAGCGCACCCTGCCGATCAAGAACGTGGTGGTGATCCTGATGGAAAGCTTCGCCGGCCACTCGGTGGGCGCGCTGGGCAGCCCCAACAACATCACCCCGTACTTCGACAAGCTGGCCAAAGAAGGCCTGCTGTTCGACCGCTTCTTCTCCAACGGCACCCATACCCACCAGGGCATGTTCGCCACCATGGCCTGCTTCCCCAACCTGCCAGGCTTCGAGTACCTGATGCAGACCCCGGAAGGCGGCCACAAGCTCTCTGGCCTGCCAGCCTTGCTCAGCGCCCGCGATTACGACGACGTTTACGTCTACAACGGCGACTTTGCCTGGGACAACCAGTCCGGGTTCTTCGGCAACCAGGGCATGACCACCTTCATTGGCCGTAACGACTTCGTCAACCCGGTGTTCTCCGACCCGACCTGGGGCGTGTCCGACCAGGACATGTTCGACCGCGGCGCCGAAGAGCTGGCCAAGCACGATGGCAAGAAGCCGATCTACGCGCTGCTGCAGACCCTGTCCAACCACACCCCGTACGCGCTGCCCAAAGACCTGCCGGTAGAGCCGGTAACCGGCCAGGGCCGCCTGGACGAGCACCTCACTGCCATGCGCTATTCGGACTGGGCGCTGGGGCAGTTCTTCGAGAAGGCGCGCAAGGAGCCGTACTTCAAGGAAACCCTGTTCGTCATCGTTGGCGACCATGGCTTTGGCAACCACCAGCAGGTCACCGAGCTGGACCTGGGCCGCTTCAACGTGCCGCTGCTGCTGATTGCCCCAGGCATCCAGGAGAAGTTCGGTGCGGTCAACCACACCGTGGGCACCCAGGTCGACATCGTGCCGACCATCATGGGCCGCCTGGGTGGCCAGGCCCGTCACCAGTGCTGGGGCCGCGACCTGCTCAACCTGCCTGAGGGCGACCAGGGCATGGGCATGATCAAGCCATCGGGCAGCGAGCAGATCGTCGGCCTGGTACAGGGCGACCGTATCCTGATCGAGTCCAAGGACATGACCCCGCGCATGTACCGCTACCAGCTGGGCAGCGAGTTCAAGGCCGAGCTGATCGAAAGCCCGGACCAGCCGGAAATGCTGAAGAAGCTGGAAGCGTATATCCAGACTGCGACCAAGAGCTTGCTGGATAACACTGCCGGTGTAGTGCACGGCACGCCGAAGTAG